The following coding sequences lie in one Pontibacter sp. G13 genomic window:
- a CDS encoding bestrophin family ion channel: MLVKRAFSLRQVAQFSGHHIVWLALLASAVALPPYFGWFDWISVPWFPITVVGTAVAFYVGFKNNSAYDRMWEARKIWGAIINSSRSWGASVKGFVGNQFANPPYSDQEIHAIWQRLLYRHIGWLYALRSQLLMPTSWEHANQKGVIGTYARFYQKEFGVGLVDDQVTPEELRKFLPANEYERLINYKNTATQIIDQQSQELAKLREADLIDDFRHMALQNLLKEFYDHQGKCERIKKFPLPRQYASMSRVFVGIFIFLLPFGMVTELGKMGDIGYLLAIPLTVLVGWLYVVMEIVGDYSENPFQGMSHDIPMLSLTRVIEIDLREMLGEKDIPPAIEARKGVLM; the protein is encoded by the coding sequence TTGCTAGTAAAACGCGCATTTTCACTTCGGCAGGTGGCCCAATTTTCCGGCCATCATATTGTTTGGTTGGCACTCTTGGCATCAGCCGTGGCCCTTCCCCCCTATTTCGGATGGTTTGATTGGATCAGTGTCCCATGGTTTCCTATCACCGTTGTGGGTACAGCGGTTGCCTTCTATGTGGGTTTCAAGAACAATAGTGCCTACGATCGGATGTGGGAGGCTCGCAAGATTTGGGGAGCGATCATCAATAGCAGTAGATCTTGGGGCGCATCTGTGAAGGGGTTTGTCGGCAATCAATTTGCCAATCCGCCATACTCAGATCAGGAAATCCATGCTATTTGGCAACGGTTACTTTACCGACATATCGGCTGGCTGTATGCTTTGAGGAGTCAGCTGCTCATGCCGACTTCTTGGGAGCACGCCAACCAAAAGGGGGTGATCGGCACCTATGCGAGGTTCTACCAAAAGGAGTTTGGAGTAGGGCTTGTGGATGATCAAGTCACGCCAGAGGAATTGCGCAAGTTTCTGCCAGCCAATGAATACGAGCGACTGATCAACTACAAGAATACCGCCACCCAGATTATCGACCAGCAATCGCAAGAGCTCGCGAAACTCAGAGAGGCAGATCTCATCGACGATTTTCGGCACATGGCATTGCAGAATTTGCTCAAGGAATTCTATGATCATCAGGGCAAATGCGAACGGATCAAAAAATTCCCACTGCCTCGCCAGTACGCCAGCATGAGTCGGGTTTTTGTGGGAATCTTCATATTTCTGCTGCCCTTCGGTATGGTGACTGAACTAGGGAAAATGGGGGATATCGGATACCTGTTGGCGATTCCGTTGACAGTGCTTGTGGGATGGCTCTATGTGGTGATGGAGATCGTGGGGGATTACTCCGAAAACCCTTTCCAGGGAATGTCCCATGATATTCCCATGCTATCCCTGACTCGCGTAATCGAGATCGATTTGAGGGAAATGCTCGGGGAAAAAGACATTCCTCCAGCCATCGAAGCGCGCAAAGGCGTACTGATGTAG
- a CDS encoding DUF2306 domain-containing protein codes for MSLARNIGWWVFAVLCVMVGLYPLAYLFMDTSMGLLGTKSAELLQQTLWNVAFYVHISLGGLALLVGWTQFHEGFRTKRLQLHRKIGLVYGLSVALSGIASLYIGWFATGGWVSQVGFMALGLVWLFTTAKAWMAIREREIRQHQVWMTYSYAACSAAVTLRLWMPILIPLMGEFIPAYRIIAWLSWVPNLLVAAWIVKRQADRQPVVA; via the coding sequence ATGTCTCTCGCTCGAAATATCGGTTGGTGGGTATTTGCTGTCCTGTGTGTGATGGTAGGATTGTATCCCTTGGCTTACCTCTTCATGGATACAAGCATGGGCTTGCTGGGTACCAAATCCGCAGAATTGCTGCAACAGACCTTGTGGAACGTCGCTTTCTATGTGCACATTAGCTTGGGCGGTTTGGCGCTGCTTGTGGGATGGACCCAGTTTCACGAAGGGTTTCGGACCAAACGCCTGCAACTGCATCGGAAAATAGGGCTTGTGTATGGCCTATCGGTAGCCCTGAGTGGAATCGCTTCGCTGTATATCGGCTGGTTTGCTACAGGTGGCTGGGTCAGTCAAGTCGGATTCATGGCCTTGGGACTGGTATGGTTGTTTACCACAGCGAAAGCATGGATGGCGATCCGAGAACGGGAGATTCGTCAGCATCAGGTTTGGATGACCTATAGCTATGCAGCCTGTTCTGCAGCAGTGACCCTCCGGCTTTGGATGCCGATCTTGATCCCCCTGATGGGAGAATTTATACCCGCATACCGCATCATCGCTTGGCTCAGTTGGGTCCCGAATTTGCTGGTGGCGGCCTGGATCGTCAAGCGACAAGCCGATCGGCAACCGGTCGTGGCCTGA
- the glsA gene encoding glutaminase A — protein MKKPSNLLVYALIWLLVVGTGSNLSAQSKKEIKKRDAAIQEAIDQAYDKYKDLDRGKNADYIPVLANVPSDLFGIVVVTPDGQIFQKGDVDHHFSIQSISKAFVLAYVTENRGPQIIEDSIGVNPTGQAFNSILPIEQHEGKGINPLVNPGAIATTSLIHGGSYDEKFNKILTALSDFAGHDLDVDQEVYESEAATNERNRSIAMLLDSYGRIYDEPMESTDIYTKQCAISVDALDLGVMAGTLANGGVNPVTGKQVVSSSTVSYVLPIMTVAGLYDNSGFWLYNVGVPAKSGVGGGLIAVVPGKFGIAAFAPPLDEAGNSVKAQMAIYDIIKTLRINPYLIEPSKN, from the coding sequence ATGAAAAAACCGTCTAATCTATTGGTCTACGCCTTGATTTGGCTGCTGGTGGTGGGGACTGGTTCGAACCTTTCCGCCCAAAGCAAAAAGGAAATCAAGAAGCGCGATGCCGCCATCCAGGAGGCCATCGACCAAGCTTACGATAAGTACAAGGATTTGGACCGAGGGAAAAATGCAGACTACATTCCCGTGCTCGCCAATGTGCCTTCCGATCTATTTGGGATTGTCGTCGTCACCCCAGATGGGCAAATTTTCCAAAAGGGAGATGTAGACCATCATTTTTCCATCCAGTCGATCTCCAAAGCATTTGTACTGGCTTATGTGACCGAGAACCGGGGCCCGCAAATCATCGAGGATAGCATTGGGGTCAATCCTACTGGACAGGCTTTCAACTCCATCTTGCCGATCGAGCAGCACGAAGGAAAGGGAATCAATCCTCTCGTCAACCCGGGAGCGATTGCCACTACGAGCTTGATTCATGGAGGAAGTTATGATGAGAAATTCAATAAGATCCTCACTGCCTTGAGCGACTTCGCTGGGCATGATCTGGATGTAGATCAGGAGGTTTACGAGAGTGAAGCAGCCACCAATGAGCGAAACCGCTCCATCGCGATGTTGCTGGATTCGTACGGTCGGATCTATGATGAACCCATGGAGAGTACTGACATTTACACCAAGCAATGCGCGATCAGTGTCGATGCACTTGATTTGGGCGTGATGGCGGGTACCTTGGCCAATGGTGGCGTCAATCCGGTTACAGGCAAGCAGGTTGTATCCTCAAGCACGGTTTCTTATGTACTGCCCATCATGACTGTGGCTGGACTCTATGACAACTCTGGCTTCTGGCTCTACAATGTGGGGGTTCCTGCCAAGAGTGGAGTAGGGGGCGGACTGATCGCTGTCGTTCCGGGCAAATTCGGGATTGCGGCATTCGCGCCACCACTTGATGAAGCAGGAAATAGTGTCAAGGCTCAGATGGCCATTTATGACATCATCAAGACCCTTCGGATCAATCCATACCTGATTGAACCGTCCAAAAACTAG
- a CDS encoding DcaP family trimeric outer membrane transporter, with protein MIRIFSFLTITCLLLILFPHVSLAQFELGEEGGTRIYGHVMTDIGYNFGRINPSWFDVMRPSQLPTAEDQFGTDGNWYFSVRQTRFGVEHAQPTDVGQLKLVFEWELFGVGADAGQTTFRLRHAYGELGRWGAGQYWSVFMDIGIFPNSIEYWGPNGMILYRNIQLRYKLLETEKAYANISIEQPGASGDGGQYADSLALQDLNPRFPMPDIALEYHRNFNFGYVELAGIVRYITWEDQNQDSIDLSNEVFGWGLNLTTNVNVGEKNTIRAGFVVGDGIQNYMNDGGPDIGIENQFSNPSQPIKGVTQPLWAFSAFLDRTWNERFTSSIGYAMAQIDVASGQDGTSLEQGRYGLANVLFHPTRNMLTGVELQYGGRRNFNDFTYDLLRVQFSFKYIFSSEVSLNILKN; from the coding sequence ATGATTCGCATATTTTCCTTTCTGACCATTACCTGTTTGCTCTTGATCTTGTTTCCACATGTTTCCTTGGCTCAATTCGAGCTTGGCGAGGAAGGTGGGACCCGCATTTATGGTCACGTCATGACGGATATTGGCTATAACTTCGGCCGGATCAATCCTAGTTGGTTTGACGTCATGCGCCCATCTCAACTGCCGACCGCGGAAGATCAATTCGGCACGGATGGAAACTGGTATTTTAGTGTGCGCCAAACTCGCTTCGGGGTGGAACACGCCCAGCCCACAGATGTCGGTCAACTGAAGCTCGTTTTTGAATGGGAACTCTTCGGGGTAGGGGCCGATGCCGGTCAGACTACTTTCCGTCTTCGGCATGCCTATGGCGAATTGGGAAGATGGGGAGCAGGCCAATACTGGAGTGTGTTTATGGATATCGGGATTTTTCCGAATTCCATCGAATATTGGGGCCCAAATGGGATGATCCTTTATCGTAACATCCAGTTGCGTTACAAACTCCTAGAGACTGAAAAGGCGTATGCCAATATCTCCATCGAGCAGCCCGGTGCATCTGGAGATGGAGGGCAGTATGCTGACAGCCTCGCCCTTCAGGATCTCAATCCACGTTTTCCCATGCCTGATATCGCGTTGGAGTACCATCGCAACTTCAATTTTGGATATGTGGAACTTGCGGGTATTGTGAGATACATCACGTGGGAGGACCAAAATCAAGATTCCATAGACTTGAGTAATGAGGTCTTCGGATGGGGGCTCAATTTGACCACCAATGTGAACGTAGGGGAGAAAAACACCATCCGGGCTGGTTTTGTCGTGGGAGATGGTATTCAGAACTACATGAACGATGGCGGGCCTGATATCGGCATCGAGAACCAATTTTCCAATCCTAGTCAACCGATCAAAGGAGTGACTCAACCTTTGTGGGCCTTTTCTGCATTTTTGGATCGTACTTGGAATGAGCGATTTACCTCCTCCATTGGATATGCAATGGCCCAGATTGATGTGGCAAGTGGGCAAGACGGAACCTCCCTGGAACAGGGTCGATATGGCTTGGCAAATGTCCTCTTTCATCCCACCAGGAATATGTTGACAGGGGTAGAACTGCAATACGGCGGACGCAGAAATTTCAATGATTTTACCTATGATCTGCTTCGCGTTCAGTTCTCTTTCAAGTACATCTTCTCCTCAGAGGTATCCCTGAACATACTGAAAAACTAA
- a CDS encoding amidohydrolase family protein yields the protein MAKAIRTGLALKTFWGCALMGYSQDYQFNDSHFHLTNYIQKGITLDQMLEIMGDRVGRVALFGIPLQQTWAFQNSGDYDPQYYLQTDAPLYYYSFTDAHIASIYNQLTDEQKQRFDPMITGFNPADMYAVDHIHRVLETFPGVFSGIGEFTVHKEFVSSKVAGNVASLTNPAMDSILTFTAETGLVSIIHCDIDIPFQKTGKKPVYLRQMLELLARHPDATVIWAHTGLGRVVHPVTSNNSDNFFERSPAHLELLAEILADSRFNHLHFDISWDEVAKYVVSSPENIEKTANLLNTYNTRFLFGTDNVAPESKDQYFAVFDMYDPLWEKLTPETKENVLLKNYERLFDAASAKVRKWEAANLKK from the coding sequence ATGGCCAAGGCGATACGCACTGGCCTTGCTCTTAAGACATTTTGGGGCTGTGCATTGATGGGCTACAGCCAAGATTACCAATTCAACGATTCGCATTTTCACCTCACGAACTACATCCAAAAAGGGATTACGCTAGATCAGATGCTCGAGATCATGGGAGATCGGGTAGGTCGAGTGGCATTGTTCGGGATTCCTCTTCAGCAGACTTGGGCATTCCAAAACTCTGGGGACTACGATCCGCAATATTATCTCCAGACCGATGCGCCCCTGTACTATTATTCCTTCACCGACGCGCACATCGCCTCCATCTACAATCAACTGACTGATGAACAAAAGCAGCGATTTGATCCCATGATCACGGGGTTTAATCCGGCTGACATGTATGCGGTAGATCATATCCATCGAGTGCTGGAGACCTTTCCGGGGGTATTTTCAGGAATCGGCGAATTCACTGTGCACAAGGAATTTGTCTCCTCCAAGGTTGCCGGAAATGTCGCGAGCCTCACCAATCCCGCGATGGACAGTATCCTGACTTTCACGGCAGAAACAGGGCTTGTATCCATTATTCATTGCGATATCGACATCCCCTTTCAAAAAACCGGCAAGAAGCCCGTCTACTTACGCCAAATGTTGGAACTGCTCGCGAGGCATCCCGATGCAACGGTGATTTGGGCACATACGGGATTGGGGCGAGTCGTGCATCCTGTGACCTCGAATAACTCCGACAATTTCTTCGAGCGTAGTCCTGCGCATCTTGAGTTGCTCGCCGAGATCCTCGCTGATAGCAGGTTCAATCACTTGCATTTCGACATTTCTTGGGACGAGGTGGCCAAATATGTGGTGTCATCTCCAGAGAACATCGAGAAGACAGCCAACCTCCTCAACACATACAACACGCGATTCCTATTCGGGACTGACAATGTCGCTCCGGAGAGTAAAGACCAATACTTCGCTGTATTTGACATGTATGATCCGCTGTGGGAGAAGCTCACGCCTGAAACCAAGGAAAATGTGCTGCTCAAAAACTATGAACGCCTGTTTGATGCTGCTTCGGCCAAAGTCCGGAAGTGGGAAGCCGCTAATCTCAAAAAATAA
- the cobC gene encoding alpha-ribazole phosphatase family protein: protein MLTLVRHPQVLLPKGICYGSADVPLKPGWESWADALSGYLSRVFPEGYSIWSSPLQRCQIPANYISQEPVQLRPDWQEIHFGDWEMKAWEDIPAGELNPWMEAFVHTNPPQGESFLELSDRVGASLDSLQESMTDRPVVLITHAGPIRAALCRVSSRPLADAFSLPVDYGHLYQLSYRQGQWEIMKENVLPKA, encoded by the coding sequence ATGCTGACCCTCGTCCGCCACCCTCAAGTCCTCCTACCCAAAGGTATCTGCTATGGAAGCGCCGATGTTCCGTTAAAACCGGGCTGGGAGTCTTGGGCCGATGCATTATCCGGATATTTAAGTAGGGTTTTTCCGGAGGGCTATTCGATATGGTCCAGTCCGCTTCAGCGGTGCCAAATTCCTGCGAATTATATCTCTCAGGAGCCTGTACAGTTGAGGCCTGACTGGCAGGAGATCCATTTTGGAGACTGGGAGATGAAGGCCTGGGAGGATATTCCCGCCGGAGAACTCAACCCTTGGATGGAGGCATTCGTGCACACAAATCCTCCTCAGGGCGAATCATTTCTCGAATTGTCCGATCGGGTAGGTGCTTCCCTGGATTCGCTTCAGGAGTCCATGACTGACCGCCCGGTTGTCCTCATCACGCATGCAGGCCCGATCCGAGCGGCCCTTTGTCGTGTATCTAGCCGTCCATTGGCGGATGCCTTTTCGCTTCCCGTGGATTATGGTCACCTGTACCAGCTTTCCTATCGACAGGGTCAATGGGAAATCATGAAGGAAAATGTCCTTCCCAAGGCTTGA